GCCATCTATAGAAGATTTATTAATGAAGAAATTTGCAGAATAGTTGGAATTCAAAATGATAGATGGACAAACTTGATTACTCCTACTTATAAGTACATCAATAGGAGGTCATTTACTCACAGAGATTGTGGTGAAGTGGTAAGTACTCCTTCATTCTTAACCAAGAGGTCTCGGATTCAAGTTCTTTTGGTACGGAGTCGCCTTTGTTAGGGAACGCTTTACCCCCCAATGTGGACTTCCTGGCGCGAATCCGAATTTAGTCGGGCTCCAAACACCGgatggaaaaccaaaaaaaagaggAGGTCATTTGTTATATACTTgttgaaaattttagagaagtTTCCTGTAGAAAatggaaaattttgaatttgcgATCTAAATATTGCTATTGTTTTCCCCTACTGATTTAGAATATGTTGAGTCAACTGCAAAAACATACTCAATATAGTCCCATAAGTAGGGTTTGAAAGAGTAGAGTGTACATATACCTTACCTTTACCTTGTCGGGCAAAAAGGTATACGAGACAACAAGTagtaatagaaaaataaaaaaagtacaGAAATggcaaaatagtaaaaaataatactaagagctcgtttgaattgacttaaaaaatgacttttaagccaaaaatgacttttaagtcaaaaaagaagaagtaggGGGGCAACTTTTAACTTTTGAAttctttttgtaaattttaacttattttaaatactttttaGATTTACCAAAcactttcaaaaattaaaaaataacttaaaattgaTTTGACCAACTTTTAAAACAATCCAAACATGCTCTAATACTACTAGCTGGAGAAACCAAACTGTTAAGAAGTCAACTACACCTTCACAAAGTTTCAACAACTAGAATATTTTACTAGTACCAACTTATTGCATCAATTAACATGCATGTGACAGTTGGACAGAATTTTGTAGGTAAACTTTAAGTTTATATGAAATCTTATCAACTAGAATACtttaattcataaattatattGTAATATTAATCAAGAAATTGTGAGAGTTGCGCAGTCACTTTCATTACAACTCAAGATTTTGATTGCATACGATTAATCAAGAAGCTGTGAGAGCTGGAAAATCAActaatattttcatattcaaTCTCACCTGTCCTGAAGTAACACATAAGTAGAACAGGAtataaaaagggaaaataaaaTTCTTGTTAAGGTAGCTGATAAATCATATCTGCTGGTCCTTGTCCCAATGCAATGCTCCTCATAATTTTCCCTCGAGTTCATCTTTATACAACAAATGAAATCCATACTCCTCCATTCCTCCGGAGAAAGATAACTTGATAAGCCCATAGTCATTTGGTGTTTGACCATTTGTCATAGATGTATCCCATAAGCTAGCAAGAGGTACCAAGAAAAAATGAACAGTATATTCTGTATCATAATTTGGAAGGGAGGATAATTCTAGTTTTTGGGTCATCCACAGCATCCCATCATCACATAAGGGAATCAAGTGAGCTGTGGTATCAATTAGGTTGCCTGAGTAGCATACAGCAAATCCCAACAAGTCATCACGTACATACCAATTTTCTGGCAAATTGACTGATACAGTTTTACCAGTTCCCCGATGGTGGAACCAATTTGGGATCTTATTCCCACCATGCACAATGGTAAACACTCTTTGTGACAAGGAACCTGAAGTGGAAACAATATCCTGAGACAAGGAGCGTGGAAATGAAATATACATTGAATTTAGATCCCTCATCACACTGTCTAGCATGTGAATGTCCAACTTCACTTTCATGCTTCCGAAGATTTCTGGAAATTTTTCTAAATTAGAGCAATCCCGTAGACACAGATACTTAAGAGAATCAACGCACAGACCTGGAAACCTCTTAAGTTGAATACAATTAGTCAATGTTAATCGATAGAGTTTTTTGAGAAATCCTAGGGAATGATGGACCTCTTCAAGATTCATACATCTTATCAGATTCAAAGTCTCCAAGTTTGGCATCCCCGTGAAATCTGGCAGCTCTTTAAGCTTCTTGCAGTGCGATAAGTTCAAGAATCGAAGAGCACCAAGTTGGGCCATGCTTTGAGGCAAATGCTTAAAATTATTTCCCCAGAGATACAATTCTTTTAAAGAGGATAAACATCCAATGTCTTCCGGAAGTCCTCCATCTATTATATTGCAGTAATTGAGATTAAGATATTCCAATGAGCATAACCCTTCATTCACCTGCGGGAACACAAGGCACACTCCATCTTTATGGCCTACTTCTGAATTTCCTTTCTCAAAAGTCAAGAATTTAAGCTTGTTCAAGCGGACGATGGAAGGCGGAAGCTGGGAGATTAGAGTACTATAGCTGGCATCAAGCTTCTCCAAGTTTTCTAAATCACCTATCTCTTCTGGCAAGATTTCAAGTTTTGAACAGTACCTCACATGTAGCTTCACCAAACCTTTCAACATGCCAATGCTGCTTGGAAGAGCTACAAGGTTGATCAAAAAGCTCAAATCTAGTTCCGTAAGACGAGCTTGGTGCTGAAAAATAGATGATGGTTGTTCCCTTATCACACTAtctctcatttgaatatttaacTCCAATGGCTTGATTCTTCCGAGGATTTCTGGAAATTTCTCTAAACTAGTGCAATGTTGTAGATTCAGAGATTTAAGAGATTCCACGTTAACACATGGAAGCCTCTTAAGGCTTACACACCAACTCAAATTTAACTCGATGAGTTTCTTGGAACATCCCAGGGAATGGTGAACCTCTTCAAGATTACTACATCCCTCCAGATTCAAATACTCCAAATTTGGCATCCTCGTGAAATCTGGTGTTTGCATCAGGCTTCTAGAGAAGTTGAGATTTATCTTTCGTAGAGACGGCAAATGCTGCAATATATTCAGAACACAGAAAGAATGTGTGAACTTAGgaattgttttcttttatttttataaagaaaCTACATGTTCATAACAAaggtacaacaacaacaacaacccagtgaaatcccacaacgtggggtctggggagggaaagtgtacgcagacctgactcctatcaagttaggacggctgtttccgaaagaccctcggttcAGAACAAAGGTAGAATACCTAAAACCCCTTAAGACATGTTTTATTCGATGCACACTTAATGTTGCAATTGTCTTAAGTATCCGCTATTCTTCTCCCAAATCACATACCAGCCTCTCGCCAATCTTTCCCCAGAAAgtaagaaaaaatgaaaagaaagaagagattaCCTTCCTATTTTTTTAACAGTTGCTGGTTATTAAAATCACCCGAGTCGAACCAATTGTATTTCACGCCGTTACTAGGTCAGGTTGGGGTATTCAAAAGACAACTTATGACTTATATCAATCAAAGGTGTATTTATGGTCACTAGAATATATAGTCAAGAAGTCTAATTGACAATTGTCAACATTGAGtgtctatatatgtatttaaccaaaaagaaaaataaaactgaATTCAGCAATTGTACCTTTGTGTCAATCCATAAATAACGCAGCAAACTGTACGGGAGATCAAGATGAACAAGTCTTTTGGGTTCAAAATTTTCTGGCAATGATTTCCAAGGATACCAAATACACTCAAACCAACGTAAATTGTTCGGCAGGTACTCAATTGTGTCATCATATGTATGAAAACGACCGATGTATAGTATTCTAAgctttttcatctttttcatgACTTTTTTGCTAAAGCatagtttttgaatatattGTAGCCAGATTGCTTCCGTTGCTTTTGTCCCCTGATAAAAGTATCATTAGTCTACAAAGCATAACTTTAAATCCAAATATCGTACAAATTTCAAGTTAATCACAAAGAATGAAATTAGATTAAACATATAAAACGGCTACTAGACTAATTCATGGTTAATAACATAAGATAAAGGAATTAGGCTGCGTTACTTAAAAATGGTTACTTGACGAATTAGCCACGTTAAgaaattatattacttttgcTTCTCTTACTAAAGTAAACAACTACAATGGTTTACTTGCAAGTATATGAAGCAAGAGGAACAAATAATTGGAGTTAATTGTCTTATAAGTCTTTGGAATATGAAAACTAGAAATTGAATACTATAGCATTGTTTAGCCTACTTACTGTATTGTTGACTATCACTTCTTCGAAATCTTCAGTGGCCCATAATCTGCTCTGTTCTCCCAAATCTTTTTGCATTTTCACCACATATCTACCCATATCTTGAATCAAGTCATGCATTTCAATTGTATCATTTTTGGAGATGAAAACAAGAGATTTGTCGATTAGGACATCCAATCCGTATTCAGCACCAAAATCACAACTCTCAAGGATTTGCatgacttcttttttttcatatccTCGGAAGAAACATGCCATATCTAGAAATATCTTTTGCTCTTCGGGCTCCAACCCATCATAActtattttgagtttttcaacAATTTCTGAAATAGAGTTGTTCTTTATTTGGTCTACAGTTCTTCGCCACTGAGTTAGGCCTTTCTTATGCAACAACGAACCCCACACCTTGAGGGCTAAAGGAAGGCCTTTAGCATTATTTACCAACTCCAACGAGAACTTCTTAAAACGCTCATCTGGAACTTCTTTTTTGAAAGCATGTTGGTTGAACAATTCCATAGCTTCATGAACGGGTAGTGTAGGCACTTCATATATTGCATCATCCTTCTCTATCAAATGTCTATTTCTAGTTGTTACAATAACTCTACTGCCATTACCAAACCAACGAAGATCACCTGCTAAATACTCCAAATGATCACTATGATCTATGTCATCAAGAACAATTAGAACCTTCTTTGAACAAAGTCTGTTCGGAATTATGCTCTTCCCTTCATACTTATTATTGACGTAatcatctttttttcttaacagTTCAGATAGAAggatattttgtaaaaaatgtaGTTGATTCTTTCTTGCATTTTCTTTAACATCAGCTAGAAAACAAGCAGCTTTAAATTGATAAGATAGGGTATCAAAAATGGCTTTTGCTATTGTCGTTTTACCCACTCCGCCTATTCCCCATATCCCTACAATCCGAACATCCTTGATTTCTATCTGAAGTCGGGATTTTAGTTTCTCTAAATGAGCATTTATTCCCACAATATcttgcaaagaaaataaagaataagCACTCTTGCATAATTTGATAGAAATGTGGTCGACGATCTGTTGAATCTTCTCTGATTCAATCCTACACAAATAAGAAGATTGATTAATGTGGAAAATGTAGGAAAGTCAAGTATTAACAAGTATTTCATATTGTTAACATTCAGGAGGGTATTAACTACGAAACATTGTAATTTAGGTTAATAGCAACACTATATAAAAGTTGCAAAACTTAAACTCACCCGTCACGGATATCATATCCTTTTAGATTTGCCACAACAGTTAGGGCAGTCCTCCATCTTTGCACTTTCTGCATTCCCTCGACATCATCTTTATACTTCGATTCGTGTTTAGAAAATACTTCTCCAAAGTTCTCCCTTTGGTTTCGAACATGTGATGGATCCACATCATAGAAAACTGGTATGACAATTTGTCCATTTTTATCCTTACAGTCCACGATCTTCACTAGTTCATTCAAGCACCACCTCGATGCAGCATAATTTTTCGAGAAAATGACGAGGGCAATTTGAGACTCATTGATAGCTTTCACGAGTTCTTCTGGAATCGAACCGCCATGCTCTAGCCTTTTCACATCTTGAAAGGTGAATATTCCCCTGTTTTTCAAACCTTCATACAAGTGACCAGTAAATGTTCTACGAGTATCTTCACCTCTAAAACTTAAAAAGACATCGTACTTCCGTTGAAGACAGTATTGTGAATTACTGGATGATGCCATTGACTCAGTTAATTAGTTGAAATttgagaagaaagaaaagaactgTGTGGATCAAATAGATAGTGGTAATGATGAGAGTGAATTATTCAGATGGGGTGGTTTATTGCTATTGGATATTattgagatattttttttacaacTATCATGGTGTCTGGGCCAACATCTCGACTTATTGTACCGAATACCAGCCACCTACCATTAATAATAGCGGACAGATGAAAAGATTCACTTAGTATTTTTATCTCTAACTAAG
The genomic region above belongs to Solanum dulcamara chromosome 5, daSolDulc1.2, whole genome shotgun sequence and contains:
- the LOC129888813 gene encoding TMV resistance protein N-like, whose protein sequence is MASSSNSQYCLQRKYDVFLSFRGEDTRRTFTGHLYEGLKNRGIFTFQDVKRLEHGGSIPEELVKAINESQIALVIFSKNYAASRWCLNELVKIVDCKDKNGQIVIPVFYDVDPSHVRNQRENFGEVFSKHESKYKDDVEGMQKVQRWRTALTVVANLKGYDIRDGIESEKIQQIVDHISIKLCKSAYSLFSLQDIVGINAHLEKLKSRLQIEIKDVRIVGIWGIGGVGKTTIAKAIFDTLSYQFKAACFLADVKENARKNQLHFLQNILLSELLRKKDDYVNNKYEGKSIIPNRLCSKKVLIVLDDIDHSDHLEYLAGDLRWFGNGSRVIVTTRNRHLIEKDDAIYEVPTLPVHEAMELFNQHAFKKEVPDERFKKFSLELVNNAKGLPLALKVWGSLLHKKGLTQWRRTVDQIKNNSISEIVEKLKISYDGLEPEEQKIFLDMACFFRGYEKKEVMQILESCDFGAEYGLDVLIDKSLVFISKNDTIEMHDLIQDMGRYVVKMQKDLGEQSRLWATEDFEEVIVNNTGTKATEAIWLQYIQKLCFSKKVMKKMKKLRILYIGRFHTYDDTIEYLPNNLRWFECIWYPWKSLPENFEPKRLVHLDLPYSLLRYLWIDTKHLPSLRKINLNFSRSLMQTPDFTRMPNLEYLNLEGCSNLEEVHHSLGCSKKLIELNLSWCVSLKRLPCVNVESLKSLNLQHCTSLEKFPEILGRIKPLELNIQMRDSVIREQPSSIFQHQARLTELDLSFLINLVALPSSIGMLKGLVKLHVRYCSKLEILPEEIGDLENLEKLDASYSTLISQLPPSIVRLNKLKFLTFEKGNSEVGHKDGVCLVFPQVNEGLCSLEYLNLNYCNIIDGGLPEDIGCLSSLKELYLWGNNFKHLPQSMAQLGALRFLNLSHCKKLKELPDFTGMPNLETLNLIRCMNLEEVHHSLGFLKKLYRLTLTNCIQLKRFPGLCVDSLKYLCLRDCSNLEKFPEIFGSMKVKLDIHMLDSVMRDLNSMYISFPRSLSQDIVSTSGSLSQRVFTIVHGGNKIPNWFHHRGTGKTVSVNLPENWYVRDDLLGFAVCYSGNLIDTTAHLIPLCDDGMLWMTQKLELSSLPNYDTEYTVHFFLVPLASLWDTSMTNGQTPNDYGLIKLSFSGGMEEYGFHLLYKDELEGKL